The Methanolacinia paynteri genome includes a region encoding these proteins:
- a CDS encoding ORC1-type DNA replication protein → MKRNLLMGDQTLFRDPDIFEIDHVPEQFNFRDTQLSELAYTMRPAMKGSRPFNSVIRGLPGTGKTTSVRVLFSEIEQTTKRVLPVYINCKYDRTRVSIFGSIFNRIFGHYPPTTGIAFRKVYNEIGNYLSESRTVAVVCLDDVNYLMYENRLNDILYVLLRLYEEFPGARLGVIAAVSNMEIDLMTKVDSAVWSVFRPVDIYFPAYGYEEVREILLQRVHRGLYPGVISDEVLDLIVQRTVEAGDLRVGLTIIKESVANAEKAARKEVLAEDVSTSVSAKDIRLRDAIGGLSPEEKKFLAVLAEEVRDSEELPTSGALYEIVNKRLSMGYANFHKRLNKLESMEIISLKTLQGRGQTREISLRYEVEEVLKVL, encoded by the coding sequence ATGAAGAGAAATTTGCTAATGGGGGACCAGACTCTCTTCAGGGACCCCGATATTTTTGAGATAGATCACGTACCGGAACAGTTTAATTTCAGAGATACGCAGCTCAGCGAACTGGCCTATACCATGCGGCCGGCGATGAAAGGCAGCCGCCCGTTCAACTCCGTCATCCGGGGACTTCCCGGAACAGGGAAGACTACCTCGGTCCGGGTGCTCTTCTCCGAGATCGAACAGACGACAAAGCGGGTCCTGCCGGTATATATCAACTGCAAATACGATCGGACGCGGGTTTCGATCTTCGGTTCAATATTCAACCGGATCTTCGGGCACTATCCGCCGACTACCGGGATTGCGTTCCGGAAGGTCTACAATGAGATAGGAAATTACCTTTCAGAGTCCCGGACGGTTGCGGTCGTATGTCTCGACGATGTAAATTATCTGATGTACGAGAACCGGCTGAATGATATTCTCTATGTGCTGCTCCGTCTTTACGAAGAATTTCCGGGTGCAAGACTCGGGGTGATTGCGGCTGTGAGCAACATGGAGATCGACCTTATGACCAAAGTCGATTCTGCGGTCTGGTCGGTCTTCAGGCCCGTTGATATTTATTTTCCTGCTTACGGCTACGAGGAGGTCCGGGAGATCCTTTTGCAGAGAGTACACCGGGGCCTTTATCCCGGGGTGATCTCCGATGAGGTTCTGGATCTCATTGTTCAAAGGACGGTTGAGGCGGGAGATCTCCGTGTCGGCCTTACGATAATAAAAGAGTCTGTTGCAAATGCGGAGAAGGCGGCAAGGAAGGAAGTCCTTGCAGAGGATGTATCGACATCGGTCTCTGCGAAGGATATCCGGTTACGGGATGCAATCGGGGGCTTGTCTCCGGAGGAGAAAAAATTCCTGGCGGTCCTGGCTGAAGAGGTCCGGGATAGTGAAGAGCTGCCGACTTCCGGAGCTCTCTATGAGATTGTAAATAAACGGCTTTCAATGGGTTATGCCAACTTTCACAAGCGGCTGAATAAGCTGGAGTCGATGGAGATTATTTCCCTGAAGACTCTCCAGGGGAGAGGGCAGACGAGGGAGATTTCATTGAGGTATGAGGTTGAGGAGGTGTTGAAGGTTTTGTGA